In Litorilinea aerophila, the genomic stretch ATGAACCAGCATCGCCCCGACACTTCCCTGGCAGACGCGATGCCCCAGCGTCTGGGGGACCAGGGTTTCCACCGGGTCGGCATCTTGCATCACCCTAAAAAGCCGGAATCCATCCAACTGGGCCAGCAGATCGCGGCCTTCCTGCGGGCCCATGGCCTGGAGGAGATCTGGTTTGAGTCCGCATGGGAAAGCGAAGCGGTGTTGGAGCACCTGCCCAATGTGGATCTGCTCATCACCCTGGGTGGTGATGGCACGCTGCTGCGCGCCGCCCGGCTGGGGGCTCGCCACAACGTGCCCATGCTGGGCGTGAAAATGGGGCGGCTGGGCTTCCTGGCAGAGATCTTCCCGGATGACTGGCAGGCCCCCCTCACCCGCATGCTCCAGGGCAGTTACTGGGTGGAACAGCGCCTCATGGTCCGGGTTCGGCTGGAACGGAGCCCGGCAGAAGGGGCTCCCCGGGCCTCCCTCTGCGAATACGATGCCCTCAACGACGTGGTGTTGAGCCGGGGAGGCCTGGCCCGGGTGGTCCGCATTAGCGTCCAACTGGATGGAGGATACCTGACGACATACACCTGTGATGGGTTAATTGTCAGTACGGCAACCGGCAGCACCGGCTATGCCCTGGCCGTGGGGGGGCCCATCCTGCCGCCAGAGCTGCGCAACATCCTGGTGATTCCCATCGCCCCCCACCTGAGCATGGACCGGGCTGTGGTGTTGTCGGAAGGGACGGAGATCCGCATGCGGGCGTACAGCGATCACGAAGCCATGCTGACCGTGGATGGCCAGTTCGTGGTGGAGGTGCGGGAAGGGGACGAGATCATGGTGACCGGCAGCCCCCATCTGGCACGCTTCATCCGCATGCGGGATCGCAGCTACTTCTATCGCACGTTGATGAACAAGCTGCGGGGGCCATCCACACAAGAAGGTGAATGATGACTGAATCCATGCCCACCCGCCAGCCGGAGCACCCGACGGCGGACCCGGCGTTGGCGGCCGCACCCGGCACGGAAGAGGCTGAGGTGCTCTATTGTGCCAATCACCCCAACGTGGAGACGTTGCTGCGCTGCAACAAATGTGGCAAACCCATCTGCCTCAAATGCGCCCAACTCACCGATGTGGGGTACCGCTGCAAGGAGTGCATCCGCAACGTCCAGGACAACTATTTCAATGCCGTGACGGTGGACAACGCCATCGCCTTTGCCGTGGCCCTGGTGATTGCCGGCATCGCGGTGCCCATCCTCAGCATCCTGCTGGGTATGTTACGCGGTTTCTTCTTCTGGGGGCTGATCATCGCCTTCATGTTGGGTGGCGGCGCCGGCGGCGCCCTGGCCCAGATCATCCGGGCCGCAGTGGGCCGGCGGCGAGGGCGATACCTGCGCTACTTCGCCCTGGCTGGCATCATCTGTGGCTCCCTGGCCAGCCTGGTGCTCCTGAACCTGCCCCTGCTAAACCTGCCTTTGCTGGTCTTCGGCGTGCTGGCCACGGCCACCGCCTTCCAGATCCTGCGCTGATCGCCGGCAGCCCCCTGCCAGGCCCACTGTCCCTGGCGCACCCTGCCCCCTCCGGCAGGAGTTTGCGCCAGGTATTGGCCTGTGCTATGATGCCATCGCTACGCCAGTTGCCACAGAACCCGGAACAGAACCGGAGGTACGACCGTGGGCACCCATCTCCGCCTGATCATCATCCTGACCACAGCCCTGCTCCTGGTTGCCTGCACGCGGGATCGCCCCACGCCAGAGCCGACGGCCACCAGCGCCGTCGCCGAGACGCCCACGCCGGCCAGCGCGCCCGTCCAGGAGCCCGAGGTCACCGTGACCACGCCGGAGGCTACCACCGAGACGCCGGCGCCCGAGGGAACGGCCACCCCCGAAGAGCCCACCACCTTCCAGTACACCGTCCAGCCGGGGGACACCCTCTTCTCCATCGCCCAAAAATTCGGCACCGACGTGGAGACCATCCGCCAGCTCAACGCCCTGGCCGATGACAACATCATCGTGGGGCAACCCCTCTACGTGCCCTACGTGGAGGGAATGACCGCCGAAGGCCTGCCCACCCCCACGCCCGGCCCCTACCGCTACGTGATCCAGAGCGGGGACACCCTCAGCGCCATCGCCCTGCGCTTCGGCGTGGACCCCATCCAGATCATGGAGGCCAACAACTTGCTGGACCCCAACACCCTGACCGTGGGTGCGGAGATCATCATCCCCAACTACCAGCCGCCGGCCGAGACCGGCACGGCCAGCACCGGGGGCCAGGCCGCCCAGGGTGAGCCGGTCATCCACGTGGTTCAACCGGGGGAAGGGCTGTACGAAATTGCCGTGAAATATGGGGTCAGCGCGGCGGAGATTGCGGCTGCCAACAACATCACCAACCGCAACCTCTTGCGGGTGGGCCAGGAGCTGATCATCCCCGGCGTGACCCGGCAACAGGTGATTGCCGAACGGGGCGTCGTCCATGTGGTGCAGCCGGGCGAAAGCCTGCTGGGCATCGCCATCCAGTACGGCGTGGATGTGGAAGCCATCATCGAGCTCAACGACATCACCGACCCCGACGCCCTTTCCGTGGGGCAGGAACTGGTGATTCCGGTCCAGCAGTGAGGGAGGCGCCGGTTTTAGACCAGCAGCCCCCGCAGAACGGTGACAGCCTGTCCGCCCAGGATCACCCGATCCCCCGCCAGGCGCACCCGCAGCACCCCCCCCCGGGGGGAGGCCTGATAGGCCAGGAACTGCGCCTTGCCCAGCCGTCGCTGCCAGAAGGGGGCCAGGCAACAGTGGGCCGAACCGGTGACCGGATCTTCCTGGACGCCGGCGCCAGGGGCGAAAAAGCGGGAGACGAAGTCGTAGCCGCCGCTGGTGGCCGGAGCGGTCACGATCACCCCCCGGACCGGCAGCCGGGAGAGGGCGACGAAATCGGGGTTGGCCGCGCGCACTTCCGCCTCGGAAGCCACTTCCACCACGTAGTCAAATCGATTCTTGCCCACATAGACCGGGGAGACGCCCAGGGCTTCGGCCAGGCCGGGCACGGCGTCCACCGGTTCATCTGGCGTGGCCGGAAAGTCCAGCTCGATCCACTCGTCCCGTTTGCTGGCGGTGAGCAAGCCGCTGCGGGTGTGGAAGCGGGCCGTTTCGCCCCCCAGCAGGTAGCCAGCCTCCCAGAGGATGTGGGCCGCTGCCAGGGTGGCATGGCCACAGAGATCTACCTCCACCGTGGGGGTAAACCAGCGCAGGCGGTAGCCCTCGGGCTCCCGCCAGAGGAAGGCCGTCTCCGACAGGTTCATCTCCTGGGCCACCTTCTGCATCCACGCCGG encodes the following:
- a CDS encoding PhzF family phenazine biosynthesis protein, with amino-acid sequence MGIPIYQVDAFTNTPFAGNPAAVCMLEGPVDPAWMQKVAQEMNLSETAFLWREPEGYRLRWFTPTVEVDLCGHATLAAAHILWEAGYLLGGETARFHTRSGLLTASKRDEWIELDFPATPDEPVDAVPGLAEALGVSPVYVGKNRFDYVVEVASEAEVRAANPDFVALSRLPVRGVIVTAPATSGGYDFVSRFFAPGAGVQEDPVTGSAHCCLAPFWQRRLGKAQFLAYQASPRGGVLRVRLAGDRVILGGQAVTVLRGLLV
- a CDS encoding B-box zinc finger protein, yielding MTESMPTRQPEHPTADPALAAAPGTEEAEVLYCANHPNVETLLRCNKCGKPICLKCAQLTDVGYRCKECIRNVQDNYFNAVTVDNAIAFAVALVIAGIAVPILSILLGMLRGFFFWGLIIAFMLGGGAGGALAQIIRAAVGRRRGRYLRYFALAGIICGSLASLVLLNLPLLNLPLLVFGVLATATAFQILR
- a CDS encoding LysM peptidoglycan-binding domain-containing protein, which encodes MGTHLRLIIILTTALLLVACTRDRPTPEPTATSAVAETPTPASAPVQEPEVTVTTPEATTETPAPEGTATPEEPTTFQYTVQPGDTLFSIAQKFGTDVETIRQLNALADDNIIVGQPLYVPYVEGMTAEGLPTPTPGPYRYVIQSGDTLSAIALRFGVDPIQIMEANNLLDPNTLTVGAEIIIPNYQPPAETGTASTGGQAAQGEPVIHVVQPGEGLYEIAVKYGVSAAEIAAANNITNRNLLRVGQELIIPGVTRQQVIAERGVVHVVQPGESLLGIAIQYGVDVEAIIELNDITDPDALSVGQELVIPVQQ
- a CDS encoding NAD(+)/NADH kinase, producing MNQHRPDTSLADAMPQRLGDQGFHRVGILHHPKKPESIQLGQQIAAFLRAHGLEEIWFESAWESEAVLEHLPNVDLLITLGGDGTLLRAARLGARHNVPMLGVKMGRLGFLAEIFPDDWQAPLTRMLQGSYWVEQRLMVRVRLERSPAEGAPRASLCEYDALNDVVLSRGGLARVVRISVQLDGGYLTTYTCDGLIVSTATGSTGYALAVGGPILPPELRNILVIPIAPHLSMDRAVVLSEGTEIRMRAYSDHEAMLTVDGQFVVEVREGDEIMVTGSPHLARFIRMRDRSYFYRTLMNKLRGPSTQEGE